ATTCTTATGGGCAAACATGATGATATTGACAGGCTGAAAAGGTTTTTGTAGTCGGTCCGGCCCAGGTACTAATACACCACCACCTCCCACACTACTTTTTTGAAAGGGTATTTCAAAAAGCCTACTCCAAAACCGCGTTTTTAATTCAAAAACACAATAATCAAAAATAATTTTTTGTAAGGGAACCCTGCCGCAATATTATATGTTGTAACATTAAACGTGACAACATCATTTATTAATATAAAGGAGAAGTAAAATGAAAAAAACAAATCTTTTGGCAGCATTATTAATTTTCACAGCAACTGCAATTTCCGCTCAAACAAACTGGGGAATTGATAAATCCCACTCTAAAGTTGGATTCTCGGTTAGTCACCTTGTTATAACTGACGTAGATGGTTTCTTCAAAGAATATGATGCAAAAGTTACAACCAAAGGGGACGATTTTTCAACAGCCAATATCGATTTTTCAGTCAATACAGGCAGCATATTTACTGATAATGACGGAAGAGACAAGCATTTACGTTCTGACGATTTCTTTAACGCCGAAAAATTTCCCCAAATGACCTTTAAAGGAAAAGCTATGAAAAAGGCTAGCGACAACAAGTATAAACTCGTAGGCGATCTTACAATCCGCGACGTCACTAAAGAAGTCGAACTGGATGTGAAATATAACGGAATGGTAAAAGATCCGTGGGGAAATACAAAAGCAGGATTTAAAGTTACCGGTGAGATCAATAGATTCGATTTCAACCTTAAATGGAATACGGCTATTGAGACCGGAGCGCTTGTAGTAGGTAAAGAAGTTGAATTAATAATTGATTTACAATTGGTTAAAAAATCATAATGAAATTGGAAGAAGAAATCACTCAGAAGAAATTTAAAAACGATTTTCATAAACTGGCCGTGAATCTGATTTATACTCACGGCTGGTTTATGAACCATCAGTCCAAATATTTCAAGAAGTTCGGAATTACCGGGCCTCAGTACAATATACTCCGGATATTAAGGGGACAGCATCCCAATCCGGCTTCTGTGAATCTGCTGAAAGATAGAATGCTCGATAAAATGTCGGACGCTTCCCGACTGGTTGAACGACTTAAACAGAAGGGACTTGTTGAAAGAGAAATTTGTCCAAATGACAGGCGCCGCGTTGAAGTAAAGATAAACGAAAAGGGGCTCGCCCTGTTGAAAGAGATGGATAGAATTGAAGACCGCTTCAATAAATTATTCAAAGGATTAAACAGCGAAGAAGTAAAGACACTTAACGAGCTGTTAGATAAGCTTCGCGGTTAGAAAGGAACAATAGAATGAAAAAGGCAATAAACGGAATTCATCATATTACCGTAATGGCTGGCGATCCGCAGGCAAATTACGATTTTTATACTCAGACTCTTGGAATGCGGTTCATTAAAAAAACTGTAAATTTCGACGCACCGGATGTTTATCATCTTTATTATGGTGACGAAGTCGGTTCTCCGGGAACAATTCTTACTTTCTTTCCTTTTCCGGACGCGCGGCGAGGAAAACGCGGTACCGGGGAAATAACTACCGTCAGCTTCAGCGTTCCATCCCGTTCCCTCGATTTCTGGATCAACAGGCTGGCGGATCTTGCTGTGGATTTCGACGGCCCGTCTGAAAAATTCGGCTATAAATATATTAGTCTTCTCGATCCCGACGGAATGAAAATCGAAATTGTTGCGGATCCGGACGCTGATAAAATAATCGGTTGGAATAACGGAGAAATACCCGCAGAGAATTCGATCAGAAAGTTTTTCAGCATTAATTTTTATCTGAAGAGCACTTACAAATCTGAAGAACTGCTAAAAAATGTAATGGGCGCCAGTTTTGTAGCAAAAGAGGGGAATACAAAGCGTTATTCTTTCGGGAAGGATTCCAGCAAAGCCTTTATTGATCTTTACGAAGACGAAAATACATCCCGCGGTTTAAGCGGTGCCGGAACGGTTCATCATATTGCATGGCGTACCGAAAATGATGAAGAGCAGAATAACTGGAGAAATAAGGTCATTGAATATGGACTGCATCCGACAGAAATGGTTGACAGAAACTATTTCCACTCGATCTACTTCCGCGAACCGGGAGGAATTCTTTTTGAAATAGCAACTGATGGTCCGGGATTTATGGTTGATGAAAGCTTTGATTCACTCGGCAGCGAGCTGAAGCTCCCGCCTTGGCATGAACCGAAAAGAAAATTAATTGAGCAGATTCTAATTCCACTGAGAACCAAAAGTTTTGTAAAGCAGAATTAGTTATGAAGGTAACTCGTTTATATACCGGCGAAGATAACGAAACGCATTTCGATATTATTGATTATGAATTATTTGATAACGGAATGATTGGACGGCTCTCGAATAAAATTAAAGTAAAAGATCTAATGTTTAGAGAAACCGACGGTGATTATAATTACGACTTTCATCCGGCACCTCAAAAACAGTTTATTATTCTCCTCGACGGAGAAATAGAAATAGAAAATGGAAGTGGTGAAAGAAGAAGATTTAAATCCGGCGACGTACTTTTAGTTGAAGATGTTTCAGGACGGGGTCATAAAACAAAAAGTATTGACGGCAAACTCAGAAGATCAATTTTTATTACAATAGATGAATAAAAAGGAAAAAATAAAGGGACCGCATCAGGATCAACCGATTTATCATAAAGGGAAGAAGCTTGAAAATGCTGACGCCTCAATGATAATGATTCATGGACGCGGAGCTTCAGCAGAAAGTATTTTAACCATAGCTGATGAACTTGGTTTGGGAAATGTTGCATACATTGCACCTCAAGCCAATATGAATACCTGGTATCCTTACAGCTTTTTGTCACCAATAGAAATGAATGAACCGGGAATAACCTCCGGACTCGAATTGATTGATTCCATTATAAATGATTTGTTAAGCAAAGGTTTTTCAACCGATAGAATTTTCCTCCTCGGTTTTTCTCAGGGCGCGTGTTTAAGTCTGGAGTATGCCGCAAGAAATCCCGCAAAGTTTGGGGGCGTTTTTGGTCTAAGCGGAGGATTGATTGGTCCGCCAGGCACACCTAGAAATTACGGCGGGAGCTTTGATAACTCTGAAATATTTCTCGGCTGCAGTGATGTTGATCCCCACATTCCCGTTGAACGCGTTAATGAAACTGAAAATGTTTTCAGAAAAATGAATGCGAATGTTACCAAAAGAATTTATAATGGAATGGGTCACACAATCAATATGGACGAAATCGAATTTGTAAGAAACCTGCTGGGAAACAGAAATTTGTAGAAAGCAATGTTTCTAAACTACTTTCTAATTTCTTTCTTCAGATAGTATTTGTCGGCAAGCTCGCCGGTTATCCTGTTCCCCTCTAAATCAAGCTGAATAAGATAATCCTCACCGACAAGATAACTTCTTTTATAACCCCCTTTTTCGTTTATTATGATTTTATCCCCCTCTTCGTTCCACAAAAAATTACCCTTCTGTTCAAAAACTGTTTCGTCTTTACCTAGATATCTTGTTTTTATATGGAAAGTCATCTCCTCGGTAATTGCCAGCATTGTTTCAATTCCTTCGCAGTCGGCACATGGCAGAATCCCTTTGTAAGTTCCTGCCCAGTCGATTGAGTCTGAGATTGTTTGCGGAATATATGTCTGCTCGAACTCAAAATTACT
This Melioribacteraceae bacterium DNA region includes the following protein-coding sequences:
- a CDS encoding YceI family protein, yielding MKKTNLLAALLIFTATAISAQTNWGIDKSHSKVGFSVSHLVITDVDGFFKEYDAKVTTKGDDFSTANIDFSVNTGSIFTDNDGRDKHLRSDDFFNAEKFPQMTFKGKAMKKASDNKYKLVGDLTIRDVTKEVELDVKYNGMVKDPWGNTKAGFKVTGEINRFDFNLKWNTAIETGALVVGKEVELIIDLQLVKKS
- a CDS encoding MarR family transcriptional regulator — protein: MKLEEEITQKKFKNDFHKLAVNLIYTHGWFMNHQSKYFKKFGITGPQYNILRILRGQHPNPASVNLLKDRMLDKMSDASRLVERLKQKGLVEREICPNDRRRVEVKINEKGLALLKEMDRIEDRFNKLFKGLNSEEVKTLNELLDKLRG
- a CDS encoding ring-cleaving dioxygenase; translation: MKKAINGIHHITVMAGDPQANYDFYTQTLGMRFIKKTVNFDAPDVYHLYYGDEVGSPGTILTFFPFPDARRGKRGTGEITTVSFSVPSRSLDFWINRLADLAVDFDGPSEKFGYKYISLLDPDGMKIEIVADPDADKIIGWNNGEIPAENSIRKFFSINFYLKSTYKSEELLKNVMGASFVAKEGNTKRYSFGKDSSKAFIDLYEDENTSRGLSGAGTVHHIAWRTENDEEQNNWRNKVIEYGLHPTEMVDRNYFHSIYFREPGGILFEIATDGPGFMVDESFDSLGSELKLPPWHEPKRKLIEQILIPLRTKSFVKQN
- a CDS encoding dienelactone hydrolase family protein, with amino-acid sequence MNKKEKIKGPHQDQPIYHKGKKLENADASMIMIHGRGASAESILTIADELGLGNVAYIAPQANMNTWYPYSFLSPIEMNEPGITSGLELIDSIINDLLSKGFSTDRIFLLGFSQGACLSLEYAARNPAKFGGVFGLSGGLIGPPGTPRNYGGSFDNSEIFLGCSDVDPHIPVERVNETENVFRKMNANVTKRIYNGMGHTINMDEIEFVRNLLGNRNL
- a CDS encoding copper resistance protein NlpE, producing MKLNVSILCAAVIFISFGCNSGEKNNSLQNSNFEFEQTYIPQTISDSIDWAGTYKGILPCADCEGIETMLAITEEMTFHIKTRYLGKDETVFEQKGNFLWNEEGDKIIINEKGGYKRSYLVGEDYLIQLDLEGNRITGELADKYYLKKEIRK